The Xenopus laevis strain J_2021 chromosome 7S, Xenopus_laevis_v10.1, whole genome shotgun sequence genome includes a window with the following:
- the LOC108697900 gene encoding uncharacterized protein LOC108697900 isoform X1 codes for MQSLLLLFVTQLLIQGPLPTHCVTESTLSSSWTETLATSEPTLSNGSEPNVQENVPVSETLTTSEPTLSNGSEPNVQENVPVSENKENSSIGSENVTAGTQPQDPVAEGVTTTEPRIGVTDLTNEGVTTKQPRTMKTNPTSKDTRRQKGHDKTLFTYDYYSLRQWGLVCALILFVLGILVLVSDKCPRCSCRRRQKRKYNVTFE; via the exons ATGCagtctctgctgctgctgtttgtCACCCAGCTACTAATCCAAG GTCCACTTCCCACCCACTGTGTAACAGAATCCACACTCTCCTCTTCATGGACAG AGACTCTGGCAACATCAGAACCAACTTTATCAAATGGATCAGAACCTAATGTACAAGAGAATGTTCCCGTGAGTG AGACTCTGACAACATCAGAACCAACTTTATCAAATGGATCAGAACCTAATGTACAAGAGAATGTTCCCGTGAGTG AGAATAAGGAAAACTCATCCATTGGATCAGAGAATGTAACAGCTGGAACCCAACCACAGGATCCTGTAGCAGAAG GTGTCACAACAACCGAGCCAAGGATTGGTGTTACTGACCTTACAAATGAAG GTGTCACAACAAAACAGCCAAGAACTATGAAAACGAATCCTACCAGTAAAG atacaagAAGACAAAAGGGCCATGATAAGACGCTATTCACTTATG ATTATTACTCCCTCAGGCAGTGGGGGCTGGTGTGTGCCCTCATCCTCTTTGTTCTTGGGATCCTGGTACTAGTGA GTGATAAATGTCCTCGATGTTCCTGCAGAAGGAGGCAAAAACG GAAATACAATGTCACATTTGAATAG
- the LOC108697900 gene encoding uncharacterized protein LOC108697900 isoform X2: MQSLLLLFVTQLLIQGPLPTHCVTESTLSSSWTETLATSEPTLSNGSEPNVQENVPVSENKENSSIGSENVTAGTQPQDPVAEGVTTTEPRIGVTDLTNEGVTTKQPRTMKTNPTSKDTRRQKGHDKTLFTYDYYSLRQWGLVCALILFVLGILVLVSDKCPRCSCRRRQKRKYNVTFE; this comes from the exons ATGCagtctctgctgctgctgtttgtCACCCAGCTACTAATCCAAG GTCCACTTCCCACCCACTGTGTAACAGAATCCACACTCTCCTCTTCATGGACAG AGACTCTGGCAACATCAGAACCAACTTTATCAAATGGATCAGAACCTAATGTACAAGAGAATGTTCCCGTGAGTG AGAATAAGGAAAACTCATCCATTGGATCAGAGAATGTAACAGCTGGAACCCAACCACAGGATCCTGTAGCAGAAG GTGTCACAACAACCGAGCCAAGGATTGGTGTTACTGACCTTACAAATGAAG GTGTCACAACAAAACAGCCAAGAACTATGAAAACGAATCCTACCAGTAAAG atacaagAAGACAAAAGGGCCATGATAAGACGCTATTCACTTATG ATTATTACTCCCTCAGGCAGTGGGGGCTGGTGTGTGCCCTCATCCTCTTTGTTCTTGGGATCCTGGTACTAGTGA GTGATAAATGTCCTCGATGTTCCTGCAGAAGGAGGCAAAAACG GAAATACAATGTCACATTTGAATAG